In Gammaproteobacteria bacterium (ex Lamellibrachia satsuma), a single genomic region encodes these proteins:
- a CDS encoding OmpA family protein: MKHHFLLSFAAVAILGTGALAVSAEESLVDGYAKSGGGVAKNSYGECWRTSYTNSTEKLLECGYEAPKPEPMAAPAPMPEPEPVVVTKEVVATSTAVSLTTTIAEMVDIKAGVLFGFDSAELSDDGKSIINERIQRFSGKNVKTLEVKVVGYTDASGPAAYNLKLSERRARTVADYLEQNTKIPDEEIESVGMGEENPIADNDSREGRKLNRRVEIHFEGTMEK; encoded by the coding sequence ATGAAACATCACTTTTTACTATCATTCGCTGCTGTTGCCATTCTGGGAACAGGCGCACTCGCCGTTTCTGCCGAAGAGAGTCTCGTCGACGGCTACGCCAAGTCCGGCGGAGGAGTCGCCAAAAACAGCTACGGTGAGTGCTGGCGCACCAGTTACACCAACTCAACCGAAAAACTACTGGAGTGTGGATACGAGGCCCCAAAACCGGAACCCATGGCAGCTCCAGCCCCAATGCCTGAACCCGAGCCTGTGGTCGTGACCAAGGAAGTCGTCGCAACCAGCACTGCCGTCAGTTTGACCACAACCATCGCCGAGATGGTCGACATCAAGGCTGGTGTCCTGTTCGGCTTCGACAGCGCCGAACTTTCTGATGATGGCAAGTCGATCATCAACGAACGCATACAACGTTTCAGCGGCAAGAACGTCAAGACTCTTGAAGTCAAGGTAGTAGGATACACCGACGCCAGTGGTCCGGCCGCCTATAATCTAAAACTGTCTGAACGCCGTGCACGGACGGTTGCCGACTACCTCGAACAGAACACCAAGATCCCGGATGAGGAGATCGAATCCGTCGGCATGGGCGAAGAAAATCCCATCGCCGATAACGACTCTCGCGAAGGTCGCAAACTCAACCGCCGAGTGGAGATCCACTTCGAAGGAACAATGGAGAAATAG
- a CDS encoding IS1182 family transposase — translation MSDKFRTINRDTPYLLPPSLQDWLPENHLARFIVDIVEQLDLKELESQYGGGGKAPYHPAILLSLLFYGYATGVFSSRKLEQATYDSVAFRFITADSHPDHDTIATFRKRFLKELKGFFVQILVIAKAMSLLKIGNVSLDGTKVKANASKHKAMSWGYANKLEEQLHREVELLLKKAEQADAEEEPELDIPEELKRREDRLAAIAKAKKEIERRARERFEKERAEYEEKVKRRKEREEKTGKKARGRVPKPPEEGPQEKDQVNFTDEESRIMPSSEGFVQAYNAQAAVDTGTHLIVENHITQQPNDKQEIEPALAQLKAAEEQLGKPQGLLADTGYFSEENVNRCEAQEITPYLSDSREQHNLPLEERLKQVPPCPEDADMLTRMRHRLSTPEGKAVYATRKSTVETVFGIIKEVMGFRQFHLRGSDSAQGEWNLVCTAWNLKRMHALAG, via the coding sequence ATGTCAGATAAATTCCGCACGATTAATCGAGACACCCCCTATCTGTTGCCGCCCTCATTACAGGACTGGCTACCAGAGAACCATTTGGCGCGATTTATCGTGGACATCGTAGAACAGCTGGATCTGAAAGAGCTGGAATCTCAATACGGTGGCGGAGGAAAAGCGCCCTACCATCCAGCCATTTTGCTTTCACTGCTGTTCTACGGTTACGCAACCGGCGTATTCTCCAGCCGAAAGTTGGAGCAAGCCACCTACGACTCCGTGGCCTTCCGGTTCATTACGGCAGACAGCCATCCAGACCATGACACCATCGCCACCTTTCGCAAACGCTTTCTCAAGGAGTTGAAGGGATTCTTTGTCCAGATATTAGTGATAGCCAAGGCGATGAGTCTTTTGAAGATAGGCAATGTGAGTTTGGATGGGACAAAGGTCAAGGCCAATGCCAGCAAACACAAGGCGATGAGTTGGGGGTATGCCAACAAGCTTGAAGAGCAGCTTCATCGTGAAGTCGAGCTGTTGCTGAAAAAGGCCGAACAGGCCGATGCAGAAGAAGAGCCGGAACTGGATATTCCAGAGGAACTCAAACGTCGTGAGGACCGGCTTGCTGCGATAGCCAAGGCTAAGAAAGAGATCGAACGAAGAGCGCGTGAGCGCTTTGAAAAAGAACGGGCGGAATACGAAGAGAAGGTGAAGCGGCGTAAGGAACGAGAGGAAAAGACAGGGAAGAAGGCCAGAGGTAGAGTGCCAAAGCCGCCAGAAGAAGGTCCACAGGAAAAAGACCAAGTCAATTTCACGGATGAGGAGTCACGCATCATGCCCTCATCGGAAGGGTTTGTTCAGGCCTATAACGCCCAAGCGGCAGTTGATACCGGTACCCACCTGATCGTGGAGAACCATATTACCCAGCAACCCAATGACAAACAGGAAATAGAACCTGCACTTGCACAACTGAAGGCAGCAGAAGAGCAGCTGGGAAAACCACAAGGTCTGTTGGCGGATACGGGTTACTTCAGTGAAGAGAATGTCAATCGTTGTGAAGCACAGGAGATCACCCCCTACCTCTCCGATAGCCGCGAACAGCACAACCTGCCGCTGGAAGAGCGGCTGAAACAGGTGCCGCCCTGCCCGGAAGATGCCGATATGTTAACCCGAATGAGGCATCGACTCAGTACACCGGAAGGCAAGGCCGTGTATGCCACACGGAAATCGACAGTTGAGACCGTCTTCGGCATTATCAAAGAAGTAATGGGATTTCGGCAATTTCACCTTCGAGGGAGTGATTCAGCGCAAGGTGAATGGAATCTGGTATGTACGGCATGGAACCTGAAGCGGATGCATGCGCTGGCAGGCTGA
- a CDS encoding winged helix-turn-helix transcriptional regulator, giving the protein MAKYDTTCDLEQCSLIGQTCAVFNLRKASRAVTKLYEEILKPSGILPTQFTLLVVTRAFGPVTISSMAEMLVMDRTTLTRNLRPLEREGLLRVVPGKDDKRSREVSLTNKGLEQLDEALPLWQEAQCRVEQALGNARLDRLLDDLTAVVRAARSA; this is encoded by the coding sequence ATGGCTAAATACGATACAACTTGTGATCTCGAGCAGTGTAGTTTGATTGGACAGACCTGTGCAGTATTTAATCTGCGCAAGGCATCCAGAGCGGTCACAAAGCTCTATGAGGAGATTTTGAAACCAAGCGGGATTTTACCGACCCAGTTTACTCTTTTGGTGGTAACCCGGGCCTTTGGTCCGGTCACAATTTCCTCAATGGCAGAGATGCTGGTGATGGATCGCACCACATTGACACGCAATCTGAGGCCCCTTGAAAGAGAAGGTTTGCTTCGGGTAGTACCTGGTAAAGATGACAAGCGTTCACGTGAAGTCAGTCTCACGAACAAGGGCTTAGAGCAGTTGGATGAAGCTTTGCCTCTGTGGCAAGAGGCGCAGTGCAGAGTCGAGCAAGCACTTGGCAATGCGCGTCTGGATCGGTTGCTTGATGATCTGACTGCGGTGGTACGTGCGGCACGATCTGCCTGA
- a CDS encoding response regulator, whose translation MDGFEATKAIRNLESAGSRVPVIALTADVEKGTQELCHAAGMDDYLSKPYERLTLQVMLEKWLLPKQKKSG comes from the coding sequence ATGGATGGTTTTGAAGCGACAAAAGCGATTCGCAATCTGGAATCCGCTGGTAGTCGCGTACCTGTCATCGCTTTAACCGCAGATGTGGAAAAAGGTACGCAGGAGCTATGCCATGCTGCAGGCATGGATGACTATCTGAGTAAACCCTATGAGCGGTTAACCCTGCAGGTTATGCTGGAGAAATGGCTGCTCCCAAAGCAAAAAAAAAGCGGTTGA